The following proteins come from a genomic window of Meleagris gallopavo isolate NT-WF06-2002-E0010 breed Aviagen turkey brand Nicholas breeding stock chromosome Z, Turkey_5.1, whole genome shotgun sequence:
- the LOC104914852 gene encoding complement component C6-like — translation MDCKNKFQCENGRCIAKKLECNGENDCGDNSDERHCGRKKMVCSRKFESIPGVHLIGSGFHILSGESRGEVLGNSFNGGECRTVRRNETRKLYRVPANLEAVSFQVIDEEDDVKSDFYRDLTPLSDGDVGDSTSSHSSQRRSGIPGLFSKKRKVQITSSSSFKKAIEASHEKNSNFIRVHKVISVANFTMKESDLQLSDVFLKALNQLPLEYNYALYSRIFDDFGTHYYTSGRMGGSYDILYQYSSEELKNSGLSVDESMECIRTETSRRVFFRKKKKVSTVCVTNKMTVKHEGNYDNNRVCIPLVILSYPQQGTPGLSG, via the exons ATGGACTGCAAGAATAAATTCCAGTGTGAAAATG GTCGCTGTATTGCAAAAAAATTGGAATGCAATGGAGAAAATGACTGTGGGGACAACTCTGATGAAAGACattgtgggaggaaaaagatGGTGTGTAGCAGAAAGTTTGAGAGCATCCCAGGTGTGCATTTAATCGGCAGTGG ATTTCACATTCTGTCAGGAGAGAGCCGAGGGGAAGTCCTTGGCAACTCGTTCAATGGAGGAGAATGCAGAACAGTGAGACGCAATGAGACAAGGAAATTGTATCGTGTGCCTGCAAATCTGGAGGCTGTCAGCTTTCAG GTAATAGATGAAGAGGATGATGTAAAATCAGATTTCTACAGGGATTTAACGCCTCTGAGTGATGGTGATGTAGGAGACAGTACATCCTCTCATTCATCTCAGAGAAGATCTGGCATACCAGGTCTATtctcaaaaaagagaaaagttcaAATCACATCATCTTCCTCCTTCAAGAAAGCCATTGAAGCCTCACATGAAAAG AATTCCAACTTTATTAGAGTCCATAAAGTCATCTCTGTTGCAAACTTCACAATGAAAGAGTCAGATCTACAGCTCTCAGATGTCTTTCTAAAAGCATTAAACCAGCTGCCCCTGGAGTACAACTATGCTTTATACAGCAGAATATTTGATGACTTTGGCACTCATTACTACACCTCTGGAAGGATGGGTGGTTCCTATGACATTCTTTACCAGTATAGTTCCGAGGAATTGAAGAACTCAG GTCTGTCAGTGGATGAATCAATGGAGTGTATTCGAACAGAAACATCAAGGCGTGTCTTTTTCcgaaagaagaagaaagtcaGTACCGTATGTGTCACAAACAAGATGACTGTGAAACATGAAGGTAACTATGATAATAACAGGGTTTGTATCCCGTTAGTTATCCTGAGTTATCCTCAACAAGGCACACCAGGGCTTTCTGGCTAG